A single region of the Melospiza georgiana isolate bMelGeo1 chromosome 7, bMelGeo1.pri, whole genome shotgun sequence genome encodes:
- the COPS8 gene encoding COP9 signalosome complex subunit 8, which translates to MPVAVMAESSGSFRRLLEQCETQELEAPGGIATPLVYGQLLALYLLHNDMNNARYLWKRIPPAIKSANAELGAVWSVGQRIWQRDFPGIYTAISAHQWSETIQPIMEALRDATRRRAFGLVSQAYTSIVADDFAAFVGLPVEEAVKGVLDQGWQADFATRMVMPKKPGVLEASFNRFIPSSEPAPVPPIPNEQQLARLTDYVAFLEN; encoded by the exons ATGCCGGTGGCGGTGATGGCCGAGAGCTCCGGGAGCTTCAGGCGGCTCCTGGAGCAGTGCGAGAcgcaggagctggag gCCCCTGGAGGGATTGCCACACCCCTGGTGTAtgggcagctgctggctctgtacCTGCTGCACAACGACAT gaatAATGCGCGTTATCTCTGGAAAAGAATCCCTCCTGCTATCAAATCT GCAAATGCTGAGCTGGGTGCAGTTTGGTCAGTGGGACAAAGAATCTGGCAGAGGGACTTCCCAGGGATCTACACAGCAATCAGTGCACATCAGTGGTCTGAGACCATCCAGCCCATCATGGAAGCACTCAGAG ATGCAACCAGGAGACGAGCCTTTGGACTGGTTTCCCAGGCTTACACATCCATAGTTGCAGATGATTTTGCAGCCTTTGTTGGCCTTCCTgtggaagaagctgtgaaag GTGTGCTAGATCAGGGCTGGCAAGCAGACTTTGCAACTCGCATGGTGATGCCTAAAAAGCCAG GTGTGCTGGAAGCTTCCTTTAACAGATTTATTCCATCATCAG AACCTGCTCCAGTCCCACCAATTCCCAATGAGCAGCAGTTGGCCAGATTGACTGACTATGTGGCTTTCCTGGAAAACTGA